ttaAATTTAAGATTTATTGAGAATGTGGAAGAACTTATTGAGCAGCTGCAGAGAAATCTATGAATCCAAAACTGTAAATAAGAATTTAACCAGGGGAAATTTCAGTCTGTCTCAGGATTTGACAGCACACAGGTTTACAATTGGtgcattaaacattaaatttgatTCTGTCATCACTGAGAAAGAAATGGAGGCTCTCAAGCAGCAGCTTAACTCTGATACGGAGATGCTTCAACTACAGGTTGCTATTTGCATATGAGAAGATTGTGCTGCATTTTGCCAGAATATATGCTAATCGACATTCAGTTTAATTTTGTGAAGTGCCACAAAAgttaatatttttatcaaatacATGTCTTTCTCTAACAGATAACTACCTCCTCGAAAGAGAAAAATAAGCTTACTGAAAGGCATAGAATGGAGATAAAGGAAGTTGAAGCAATAATAATGAACCTTGAAGGACAATTAAGTGAATACAAGACCAAGGAAATCATGATGAACATCCACATGGAAAATCTTAAAGCGGAGCTGACTAATAAATCTCTTGTGGATCAAATCAAGTTTCAGAGCTTGAACAGAAACTATTAATCGCCGAGAGGAGTTATATGAAAGAGGTGAATTTTCTTCTACTATTTCCTGGCAAATGTGCAGGGTTTATAGCAAAATTGCAGTCCATAATGTTCTTGATTTCTCATACTTTCTTTCTCGGATTGAAGGCATGGGAGTAACTTTGGAGAAGCAAGCTTTTCTAGCTTCTGAAATTAATGAGCACACTAGCATAGTTGAAGAAAGAGAGAACTTACTTCAACAACTGAAGAAAGTTCAAAATGAGTTATTTCAAACACAGAACCATAGAAGAGCAGGTGATTTTTATAATTACTTTACTCTTACTTTCTCATCATGAGATAACCTAGTCTCATTTATTAAGTAGGTTAATCGCCATTCAGTCATTCAATCATTCATTTTGCCAGTATAGCCAAGATTTGAAGTTGTTCCTGGCAGTCAACTATTTTTTTTTGTGGTGGTTCATTCTTTTCTATCTCTTTTTTTTCCCCTGAGACAAAAAAATACAACTCTGGTGCACAAAACAAGGAAGCAATAACAGTAGCCAACTTGTCTATGGTCCCAAATAAGCCTCGAAACATAGTCGGAGGGAggagcgaatctgtttcaaggaaattacTACTTGCAGACCTCTGTTAGCTTGCCCAGTCGGGATTTTGCCCGACTTTACTGTTCTGTCGAGACtgttctgcagacctggtcttctgtTTTGCAAATCTGCTCTAAACAGACCCGGTCATTCTGCTCTAaacagacctggtcttcctttctgtCAAGACCTGCTCTGCTGCTTGACCGACCCGATCGGCCGACCGACCGACCCGATCGGCCGACCgaccgacccgaccgaccgactCGGCCGACCGACCTGACCGGCCGACCGACTGATCCGACCGACCGATTGACCGATCtgaccgaccgaccgaccgaccaaccgacccgaccgaccgacccGACCTCATCTCGGCCGATCTGCCCTCTGCTCGGTCGATCCACCCGCTCGGTAACACAGACTAGTGGCTGAGCCGATCTTCTTGCTCGGTAATTCTTCGACTCGGAACAGAAACCAGCCTCTActgacagcctgagattatccgttCAAGTCATTTCtacaataaattaaatttaattcaatataatttaaattcaattaataCTCCATAAAATCTCCGACAACCTATTGGATTGTCTGACATAATCAAGTTTTGAAGGAGCATCTCGTCTAGCAAATTTGGTGGCATAAGAATTTAACAGCACCTTGTTGGTTTTCTTGAGCCATGCCTTGTTTGCACCAATAATATTTGCATGCACCTCCCTGTTTTTTTGTATTTTGAACatgtatttaaaatataataaacttTTCTCCCCAAATGCTGTTTCGTTTGTTCGATCCTTCAGTCTAATAATGTAATCAGCGGACAACTTTGATTGTAAAGAGTTGTGTTattgtaatttttaaaaaaaatgaaaaatgcgGTGGAAGTTTTATCACAATCAGTTCTATGAATTTAGCATAAtctgttaatatatatatattattaaattaattaggcGACAAAAAAGAAGTCAACTACTTTATAATTTTTCACATTATGTGAGATTCATTAATTCTAAtttaggaattttaaaatatatcaACCAAAACTTAACATCTGTCCTTGTAGCTTACCTCTAGCCATGCAAACTGTGTATAAATCAAAACTTAGTTGTATTAAATTATCTACCATGTAATAGTGTATTGTATTGTTCTAATGATTATGTGGTTATATGATTTTATCCAATCAATCTCAAAGGTGATCTACCTTCTAGTTCATCTATCAATCGAGTAAATTCGAAGTATAATTTATATATACTCAAAGGTCGGAATACTCATCCTTAATTGTAGTATTCATTCTTGATTATAGGATACTCTTTGCTATTTGTCCTCAACCATGAGTCATCCATCTATGGATAAGATCCAACGTCAAAAAATGCTAAAAATATTTATTCCATTAGTAGatcataaacaaaaaaaaaatgcatatttacagatttttttttattatgccgTTAAAATTGTATAAAAGGTGCTGAAGGAAAACTAGAGACAAGGGAAGAGAACGGAATTAACAACTTGTGGTTTTGCATGCGTTGTTCCATTTATGTATTCGAATTTGGATACGGCATGCAACTGAGGACCGGACAAACTGGATTGCAGCTTCCATCCCGCACGCAACTGCTATAACCGAAAAACACATGCattttttgtctatttttttttttaacaatttctTTTGGATATGATTCGATCCAATTTGCCTCATCAGCATTTCATTGAATCAGGTTTAGAGATTCAACGATTTCTTCCTTTTGGATATGATTTGATCCATTTTGCGTCATCAGCATTTCATTGAGTCAGGTTTCGAGATTTAACAATTCCTTTTGGATATGGTTTGATCCAATTTGCCTCATCAGCATTTCATTGAATTAGGTTTAGAGATTTCTTATTTCTCGTACTAAACttttataatattaaaatcaCATTGTATATTTCGGATAAAATTGACTGATGGACTTGGAGAATTACAAATTCCTCCGGCTCAAAATCAATTTACTCCTCAAAAACTCTTTAATATATCTATATATCTGAATTCCGAACGtgtaaattgagaaaattttGAGAGATAATGGCAATGGAGTAACTAGATTTTGGTATTATGAAAATCTACCTGGGCAGTTCAGTAAAATGTAGTTATTTTCTTGTTATATATACATACAGAGATTGAGATGGAAATCAAACAGAAGAAGAGCTTTTTCAAGGCAACTTCACTGCTCTCTCCCTCATGGCTCCATCCTTTTCAGCTCCTTCTTTGGTAACTATATATATCGCACTGCCTCTTTAATACgattatttttcttttgaatGCGTTGATCAAATCTATGAGAGCATCAaattttttgatatattttttcccaaaaaaaaaaagaaaaataataataataataatgacagATAATGGAGGAAGAGAGGCGGTTCGAGGCGGAAGTGGCGGAGGTGGAGGCGTGGTGGAGCACCGAGCGGTTCAAGCTCACCCGCCGCCCCTACTCCGCCCGCGACGTCGTCTCCCTCCGCGGCACCCTCCGGCAGAGCTACGCCTCCGGCGCGCTCGCCGAGAAGTTATGGCGCACCCTGAAGTCGCACCAGGCCCGCGGCAGCGCCTCCTGCACCTTCGGCGCCCTTGACCCGGTGCAGGTCACCATGATGGCCAAGTACCTCGATTCAATCTACGTCTCCGGCTGGCAGTGCTCCTCCACCCACACCTCCACCAACGAGCCTGGCCCCGACCTCGCCGACTACCCCTACGACACCGTGCCCAACAAGGTCGCCCACCTCTTCCTCGCCCAGCAGTTCCACGACCGCAAGCAGCGCGAGGCACGCATGAGCTTGCCCCGCGCCGCCCGGGCCAGCACGCCCTACGTCGACTACCTGCGGCCGATCATCGCAGACGGCGACACCGGATTCGGCGGCGTCACGACCACCGTCAAGCTCTGCAAGCTCTTCGTGGAGCGCGGCGCCGCCGGCGTGCACATCGAGGACCAGTCGTCCGTCACCAAGAAGTGCGGCCACATGGCCGGGAAGGTCCTCGTCTCCGTCTCCGAGCACATCGACCGTCTCGTCGCCGCGCGGCTTCAGTTCGACGTCATGGGCGTGGCGACGGTCCTGATCGCGAGGACCGACGCCGTCGCCGCCAACTTGATCCAAACCAACGTTGACTCTCGAGACCACCCGTTCATCCTCGGCTGCACCAATCCCAACCTGCAGGGCCGGAGCTTGGCCGGCGTTTTGGCGGAGGCAACGGCGGCCGGCAAGAGCGGCCCGGAGCTAGAAGCCATCGAGAACGAGTGGATCTCGGCGGCGAAATTGAGGACTTTTTCGGAGTGCGTCGTGGAAGGCATCCGGAGCCTGAGCATCGGCGAAGGAGAGAAGCAGCGGAGGCTCGGCGAATGGGCGAAGAAGCACGACGACTCCAATATCGAGAGGAGGAGAAAAATGGCGGAGACCCAACTGGGACTCGAGGGCTTGTTCTGGGACTGGGACCTGCCTAGGACCAGAGAGGGCTTCTACCGTTTCCAAGGCTCGGTGGAGGCAGCGGTCGTCCGGGGGCGCGCCTTCTCGCCGCACGCCGACCTGATATGGGTGGAGACGTCGCGGCCTGACGTGGCGGAGTGCGCGGCGTTGGCGGAGGGGGTGAAGGCGGCGCACCCGGAGATGATGCTGGCCTACAACCTCTCGCCCTCCTTCAACTGGGACGCCTCCGGGATGACAGACGAGGCCGTGGGAGAGTTCATCCCGACCATCGCGCGCCTCGGCTTCTGCTGGCAGTTCATAACGCTCGCCGGGTTCCACGCCGACGCGCTGGTGGCGGACACCTTCGCGAAGGATTTCGCCAGGAGGGGGATGCTGGCGTATCTGGAGAGGATCCagagggaggagaggaagaagaaggtggagACGTTGGAGCACCAGAAGTGGTCGGGGGCCAATTATTACGACAGGGTGCTGAAGACGGTTCAAGGAGGGATCAGCTCTACGGCGGCCATGGCCAAAGGCAACCAATCtacttcttctctcttctttatCTACCCTCTGCTTATATTTTATCGTGAGACCCACCGACGATACTGAATCACTTCTTTGATTGATTGCAGGTGTCACAGAGGAGCAGTTCCAGGAGCAAGCAGTGCCAATGTCCaaaatgtgaacaaatgcatggataATCGAATCATGTCCTAATAACTAAACACGTTTGAATTAAGAACCTTAATAATGATTACCATTCTCCTAATTATGCTTCTACGCTAAACCTGTTATATTATATATTGAACTGATGGagcaatttatttaagtttaaaacaaaaaattcttCCTTTGTTGTG
This window of the Zingiber officinale cultivar Zhangliang chromosome 3B, Zo_v1.1, whole genome shotgun sequence genome carries:
- the LOC121968089 gene encoding isocitrate lyase-like; the protein is MAPSFSAPSLIMEEERRFEAEVAEVEAWWSTERFKLTRRPYSARDVVSLRGTLRQSYASGALAEKLWRTLKSHQARGSASCTFGALDPVQVTMMAKYLDSIYVSGWQCSSTHTSTNEPGPDLADYPYDTVPNKVAHLFLAQQFHDRKQREARMSLPRAARASTPYVDYLRPIIADGDTGFGGVTTTVKLCKLFVERGAAGVHIEDQSSVTKKCGHMAGKVLVSVSEHIDRLVAARLQFDVMGVATVLIARTDAVAANLIQTNVDSRDHPFILGCTNPNLQGRSLAGVLAEATAAGKSGPELEAIENEWISAAKLRTFSECVVEGIRSLSIGEGEKQRRLGEWAKKHDDSNIERRRKMAETQLGLEGLFWDWDLPRTREGFYRFQGSVEAAVVRGRAFSPHADLIWVETSRPDVAECAALAEGVKAAHPEMMLAYNLSPSFNWDASGMTDEAVGEFIPTIARLGFCWQFITLAGFHADALVADTFAKDFARRGMLAYLERIQREERKKKVETLEHQKWSGANYYDRVLKTVQGGISSTAAMAKGVTEEQFQEQAVPMSKM